One genomic window of Verrucomicrobiota bacterium includes the following:
- a CDS encoding sulfatase-like hydrolase/transferase, whose amino-acid sequence MNKYNLLIITPDQLRSDYLGCYGHASIGTSHIDQLANESVKFENCYCQSPLCAPSRVSFTTSTYVGEHGCRNYWSTIDPLVPNLVSSLKQTGYTTGMFGKNHLFTYDKLDEVWDTCHEVCLGNYDEHPKYDKAFSSFEMEDDHEYNVTGLLTTEAIEFMGQTNGPFLTWINYQDPHPAFTCPAPYKDLFDPDEVELPKSFRNFDKDRQPMRNEVWRKHSQMEECSDEEMRKAIATYMGQIRYVDDCVGKLTQFLKDKGLAENTVVLFFSDHGELLGDFGMTHKLPAFYDSLTKIPVMIRHPDKKWAGTTFKGLTEEIDLVPTLLESMGVQIPPTMVGRSWFQALENGDDLGKESVLSEAGGGGPTFTVPITDLKLKAPQLPTSLGPGAMLRKGDWKLSIYHDDRCELYNLADDPAETNNLYGDDACQSVQSDLTLELTKRMLGVKVRDVGIDWPYEEYSVDVRFEPLLKIHLDPAEITGLTKVSSNLSTG is encoded by the coding sequence TTGAATAAATATAATTTGCTGATTATCACACCCGACCAGTTGCGGTCCGATTATCTGGGATGTTATGGGCATGCTTCGATTGGGACTTCTCACATCGATCAATTGGCGAATGAAAGTGTGAAGTTTGAAAATTGTTATTGTCAATCGCCGCTCTGTGCTCCGAGCCGCGTCAGTTTCACTACAAGTACGTATGTCGGGGAACATGGTTGTCGTAATTATTGGTCCACCATTGATCCACTTGTGCCAAACCTGGTTTCGTCGCTAAAGCAGACGGGTTACACCACGGGCATGTTTGGCAAAAATCATTTATTCACCTACGACAAATTAGATGAAGTTTGGGACACCTGCCATGAGGTTTGCCTGGGAAATTATGATGAGCATCCAAAGTATGACAAAGCATTCAGCTCATTCGAAATGGAAGACGACCATGAGTACAATGTTACCGGGTTGCTGACGACTGAAGCGATTGAGTTTATGGGCCAAACGAATGGTCCGTTTTTGACCTGGATCAATTACCAGGATCCACATCCGGCGTTCACCTGCCCGGCACCGTACAAAGATCTTTTTGATCCTGATGAGGTGGAGTTACCCAAATCGTTTCGTAACTTTGATAAAGATCGTCAACCGATGCGGAATGAAGTCTGGCGCAAGCATTCTCAAATGGAAGAGTGCAGTGATGAGGAGATGCGGAAAGCCATCGCAACTTACATGGGACAAATCCGCTATGTGGATGATTGTGTTGGCAAGCTCACGCAATTTCTGAAGGACAAAGGTCTGGCCGAGAACACAGTTGTTTTATTTTTCTCCGATCATGGGGAGCTGCTTGGAGATTTTGGAATGACCCATAAACTTCCGGCTTTCTACGACAGCCTTACCAAAATTCCAGTAATGATTCGTCATCCAGACAAAAAGTGGGCGGGAACCACGTTCAAGGGACTTACCGAAGAAATTGATTTGGTGCCAACGCTTCTGGAATCTATGGGTGTGCAAATACCTCCAACTATGGTGGGTCGATCCTGGTTTCAGGCATTGGAAAACGGCGATGACTTGGGAAAAGAATCGGTACTTTCAGAAGCCGGTGGTGGGGGTCCGACATTTACCGTGCCTATCACCGATCTAAAGCTAAAGGCACCTCAGCTTCCGACCAGTTTGGGTCCAGGTGCCATGTTACGGAAGGGCGATTGGAAGCTAAGTATCTACCATGACGATAGATGTGAATTGTATAATTTGGCTGATGATCCTGCTGAGACGAATAATTTGTATGGGGATGATGCATGTCAATCAGTGCAATCCGATTTGACCCTCGAATTGACCAAGCGGATGCTGGGTGTAAAAGTCAGGGATGTAGGAATTGATTGGCCTTATGAAGAATATTCGGTAGATGTTCGGTTTGAACCTTTGCTAAAAATACACCTGGATCCTGCGGAAATAACCGGACTAACAAAAGTTAGCTCCAACCTATCCACTGGATAA
- a CDS encoding alpha-L-fucosidase, whose amino-acid sequence MQIRFTFLLLSIISALLFFSACGKKDTVSVDNLYIDPVRMEEWNDWRFGMFIHWGAWSQTEIGYIWKMVNEEPREIGETRFELYKTFNPTNFDPKKWARAAKDAGMKYVVFVTKHHDGFNNYDTQLSELKSTNPLVPYSSDSKADLTKAVIDAFRAEGLAIGLYYSHIDWHHKDGRYFSRDYWDYDPDRIESDPESWRRFIEFERGQVRELLTNYGKIDILWFDIMWPHAAVGDEQIAHPVVRKDVHDLLKLMKELQPDIIFNDRGTGKYGGFYTPEQQVPVAGLPGNWESNITITNNRGFWYKGENVSAKSNKELIRMLVDIASKGGNFLMNVGPRPDGELSRTEYEALSGVGEWMGINGESIYGTRKGQFLQLEWGRSTTKGSTIYLHVFDWPADGFLKVPGVRNDVVKAYLLADKDKKPLAVASNGEDKVIGLGTTELDAYASVVVVELEGEPDINNVYRQKGKDPIELGTYFANIESKTAKYNFGKATRKGDFIQDIKSTDDRIFWDVYVSTPGSYKLSIVQATQMEQSGSKFTFEVAGQILAAEVSGTASWEGDILQVLRQEMDEGERHNNLWLFKDLDLGTVTFEKAGKQTVTLKPDTIKGDYLMYLKSASLTLLR is encoded by the coding sequence ATGCAAATCAGATTCACCTTTCTTCTTCTCTCCATTATTAGTGCGCTGTTGTTTTTTTCAGCCTGCGGTAAAAAGGATACCGTCTCTGTCGACAATCTTTATATAGATCCGGTGCGCATGGAGGAGTGGAACGACTGGCGTTTCGGAATGTTTATTCATTGGGGGGCCTGGTCGCAAACCGAGATCGGTTACATTTGGAAAATGGTCAACGAGGAACCACGCGAAATTGGAGAAACACGATTCGAACTCTACAAGACGTTTAATCCAACCAATTTTGATCCAAAGAAATGGGCAAGAGCGGCGAAGGATGCGGGGATGAAATACGTCGTCTTTGTTACCAAACACCATGATGGTTTTAATAATTATGATACCCAGCTTTCAGAGTTAAAAAGTACCAACCCTTTGGTGCCTTATAGCTCGGATTCTAAGGCGGATTTAACAAAAGCAGTGATTGATGCATTCCGGGCTGAAGGATTGGCCATCGGTCTCTATTATTCTCACATTGATTGGCATCACAAAGATGGCCGATATTTTTCACGCGATTATTGGGATTACGATCCGGACCGAATTGAAAGCGATCCCGAGTCATGGCGGCGATTTATTGAGTTTGAGAGAGGGCAGGTTCGGGAATTACTGACTAACTACGGGAAAATAGATATTTTGTGGTTCGATATTATGTGGCCCCATGCTGCGGTGGGAGATGAGCAGATCGCTCACCCGGTTGTCAGAAAAGATGTTCACGACTTGTTGAAGCTTATGAAAGAGCTCCAGCCGGATATTATTTTTAATGATAGAGGCACCGGGAAATATGGTGGCTTCTATACACCCGAGCAACAGGTTCCTGTTGCGGGATTACCAGGGAATTGGGAATCGAATATAACGATTACCAATAATCGAGGGTTTTGGTATAAAGGGGAGAATGTCAGCGCCAAGTCGAATAAAGAACTTATCCGCATGCTGGTCGACATAGCTTCGAAGGGTGGGAATTTTTTGATGAATGTTGGACCGCGTCCGGATGGTGAACTGTCACGAACTGAGTATGAGGCATTGTCTGGAGTCGGCGAGTGGATGGGCATAAACGGTGAGAGTATTTACGGAACCCGGAAAGGACAGTTTTTGCAACTTGAGTGGGGGAGATCGACGACCAAAGGCTCGACCATCTATCTTCACGTTTTCGATTGGCCCGCTGACGGGTTTCTTAAAGTTCCTGGTGTCAGAAACGATGTAGTTAAAGCTTACCTGCTTGCTGATAAGGATAAAAAACCGTTGGCAGTTGCGTCCAATGGAGAAGACAAAGTGATCGGCCTCGGTACCACCGAGCTTGATGCCTATGCATCGGTTGTCGTTGTTGAGTTGGAGGGCGAGCCAGATATTAACAATGTTTATCGACAGAAGGGAAAAGATCCGATCGAACTAGGCACCTACTTTGCGAATATCGAAAGTAAAACAGCGAAGTACAATTTTGGTAAAGCCACACGTAAAGGAGACTTTATTCAGGACATAAAAAGCACCGACGATCGTATCTTTTGGGATGTTTATGTAAGTACTCCCGGGAGTTATAAACTTAGCATTGTCCAGGCCACTCAGATGGAACAAAGCGGCAGTAAATTCACTTTTGAGGTAGCCGGACAAATCCTGGCCGCTGAGGTATCGGGCACTGCCAGCTGGGAAGGTGATATTCTCCAAGTACTACGACAGGAAATGGATGAAGGCGAGCGGCACAACAATCTTTGGTTGTTTAAAGATCTCGATCTGGGGACCGTCACTTTTGAGAAAGCCGGAAAGCAAACCGTTACCCTCAAGCCTGATACTATCAAGGGAGACTATTTAATGTACTTAAAGTCAGCTTCCTTGACGCTTCTCCGCTAA
- a CDS encoding sodium/solute symporter (Members of the Solute:Sodium Symporter (SSS), TC 2.A.21 as described in tcdb.org, catalyze solute:Na+ symport. Known solutes for members of the family include sugars, amino acids, nucleosides, inositols, vitamins, urea or anions, depending on the system.) — MKIQLIDSLIILIYFIGIISLGLWISRKQAKGGREFFLANNSMKWPFIGASLFATNISSQQFVGQAGLAFSIGIIAGGFQLVGATCFIFLSVFFIRTYMGLKLATSPEFFEKRFSGRCRTIVSFMNLMMIILGNIAAALYAGALVLTNLLGWDTGEHAEKLYWFSVFIIGIAAGTYTLLGGLKAVIYCDFVQTAVLVLGGLLLLYFGISAVGGPSVLFAATDGNGEPMWSLFRSWDHDFGWLPMLTGGLILGVHGHCTDQDYVQRALSAGSVYHAKMGAIFAGVLKTLALFVIAAPGVVAAQYFQGQDTGVIDNAYVSLLTSVMPVGFLGLCLAGLLAAIMSSVDSGLCACGSLLTYDFFAKIKKNATEKQLLKDGRIIMVILLIACMLIAPYIRNFKGLFNYLLAVWAFLAPGVFVTVLFGLFYKKSTEKAAFVTLVVGCVLGFAAFCLLSFPSLEGIKNSLPAFYQNKLNLSPIITIVCVATMYLISNYGGRTDKDYANSLSVIIDPGQFTMTAEETRKYRRFLGILIVFICSVVACFSPVFY, encoded by the coding sequence ATGAAAATCCAACTCATCGATTCCCTAATAATCCTGATATATTTTATCGGAATTATTTCACTAGGATTGTGGATTTCACGCAAACAGGCAAAAGGGGGTAGAGAGTTTTTCCTGGCAAATAATTCTATGAAGTGGCCGTTTATTGGGGCCTCATTGTTTGCTACTAACATTTCGAGCCAGCAATTTGTCGGGCAGGCCGGATTAGCGTTTTCCATAGGAATCATCGCCGGCGGTTTTCAGCTGGTTGGTGCCACGTGTTTTATCTTTCTGTCCGTGTTTTTTATTCGGACCTACATGGGGTTGAAATTGGCGACTTCGCCCGAGTTTTTTGAAAAGCGTTTTAGTGGTCGGTGTCGGACGATTGTCTCCTTTATGAATCTGATGATGATCATCCTGGGTAACATTGCCGCAGCTTTGTATGCAGGAGCCCTTGTGCTGACAAATTTATTGGGTTGGGATACTGGAGAACATGCCGAGAAATTGTATTGGTTCTCCGTTTTCATAATTGGAATTGCTGCCGGTACTTACACGCTGTTAGGTGGGTTGAAGGCGGTGATTTACTGTGATTTTGTTCAAACCGCTGTGCTGGTTTTAGGTGGATTGTTACTGCTTTATTTTGGCATCTCAGCTGTCGGTGGGCCAAGCGTTCTTTTTGCCGCTACAGATGGAAATGGTGAACCTATGTGGTCTTTGTTTCGGTCATGGGATCATGATTTCGGTTGGTTACCCATGCTGACAGGTGGATTGATTTTGGGTGTTCATGGTCACTGCACGGACCAGGACTATGTACAAAGAGCATTGTCGGCCGGAAGTGTGTATCATGCGAAAATGGGAGCGATCTTCGCTGGTGTTCTAAAGACACTGGCCCTTTTTGTAATCGCAGCTCCTGGTGTTGTCGCCGCTCAGTATTTCCAGGGCCAAGATACAGGAGTCATCGATAATGCCTATGTCAGTTTGCTGACGAGTGTGATGCCGGTCGGTTTTTTGGGACTATGTCTGGCTGGATTGCTGGCCGCTATTATGTCCAGTGTGGACTCAGGTTTGTGTGCTTGCGGATCACTTCTGACATACGACTTTTTTGCCAAGATAAAGAAGAATGCCACTGAAAAACAGCTATTGAAAGACGGTCGAATAATCATGGTGATATTGTTGATAGCCTGTATGCTTATCGCTCCGTATATTCGAAACTTTAAAGGACTGTTTAACTACCTGTTGGCAGTATGGGCGTTTTTGGCGCCTGGAGTTTTTGTCACTGTTTTGTTTGGGCTTTTTTACAAAAAATCCACCGAGAAGGCTGCTTTTGTTACCTTGGTTGTTGGTTGTGTTCTCGGTTTTGCGGCATTTTGTTTACTCAGCTTTCCTTCCTTGGAGGGAATTAAGAACAGTCTCCCGGCTTTCTATCAAAACAAGCTGAATTTGTCTCCGATCATTACTATCGTTTGCGTGGCGACTATGTATCTTATTAGTAACTATGGTGGTCGAACCGATAAAGACTATGCTAACTCATTGAGCGTCATTATTGATCCCGGTCAATTTACCATGACTGCTGAGGAGACCCGCAAATACAGACGGTTTTTGGGGATTTTAATTGTTTTCATTTGTTCAGTCGTGGCCTGTTTCTCTCCCGTTTTTTATTAG